A single window of Cetobacterium sp. 8H DNA harbors:
- the cbiG gene encoding cobalt-precorrin 5A hydrolase, with translation MKLAIWSVTRGAGFIGVGISKKIPNSTLFTLSKFNIDESIQMENFTETLNEKFHEFDGHIFIMATGIVIRKISKLIISKDVDPAVVVIDEGLNFAISLLSGHLGGANELVEYLGNRLGVVPIVTTSSDVTGKIAVDTLSQKLKCQLESLEKAKNVTALIVDGKDVELHLPKNICSEGFSEGVIVVSNREKLEMIQLYPKNIIVGIGARRGIEKEIIFDFLKEIFKKNNLSLKSIKHFATVDLKADEVGILEVVKELGKELKIVSRNEILEVENLFEGSDFVKKEIGVRAVSEPCAFLTSSKDGKFLEMKAKYKGVTLSIYEERFIYEKR, from the coding sequence ATGAAACTAGCTATATGGAGTGTAACAAGAGGAGCAGGATTTATTGGAGTTGGAATTTCAAAAAAAATTCCAAACTCCACTCTATTTACACTAAGTAAATTTAATATAGATGAAAGTATTCAAATGGAAAACTTTACAGAAACTTTAAATGAAAAATTTCATGAATTTGATGGACATATATTTATAATGGCAACAGGAATTGTGATTAGAAAGATATCTAAATTAATTATTTCTAAAGATGTAGATCCTGCAGTTGTTGTAATAGATGAAGGTTTAAATTTTGCAATATCTCTTTTATCAGGGCATTTAGGTGGGGCAAATGAACTTGTAGAATATTTAGGGAATCGCTTAGGAGTAGTACCTATAGTGACAACAAGCTCAGATGTAACAGGTAAAATAGCAGTTGATACTTTATCTCAAAAATTAAAATGTCAACTGGAATCGCTTGAGAAAGCCAAAAATGTAACAGCTTTAATAGTGGATGGGAAAGATGTAGAATTACATCTGCCCAAAAATATATGTTCAGAGGGCTTTAGTGAAGGGGTTATAGTTGTTTCAAATCGTGAGAAATTAGAAATGATACAGCTATATCCTAAAAATATAATAGTAGGTATAGGTGCTAGAAGAGGCATCGAAAAAGAGATTATTTTTGATTTTTTAAAAGAGATATTTAAAAAGAACAATCTTTCCTTAAAAAGTATTAAACATTTTGCTACAGTAGATTTAAAGGCTGATGAAGTTGGGATTTTAGAGGTAGTAAAAGAGTTAGGTAAAGAGTTAAAAATTGTTTCTCGAAATGAAATTTTAGAGGTTGAAAATTTATTTGAAGGATCAGATTTTGTAAAAAAAGAGATAGGAGTTAGGGCAGTATCAGAACCATGTGCTTTTTTAACTTCTTCAAAAGATGGTAAATTTTTAGAAATGAAAGCAAAATATAAGGGTGTAACCCTTTCAATTTATGAGGAGAGATTTATATATGAAAAAAGGTAA
- the cobM gene encoding precorrin-4 C(11)-methyltransferase — protein sequence MEKVYFIGAGPGDPELITVKGQRLVKEADVIIYAGSLVPRQVIECHKEGAEIHNSASMTLEEVIDVTVKAIKAGKKVARVHTGDPAIFGAHREQMDMLDEYGIEYEVVPGVSSFLASAAAVKKEFTLPSISQTVICTRLEGRTPVPEKESLESLASHRASMAIFLSVHMIGDVVKKLGVHYPMTTPIAIVQRATWDDQKIVLGTLETIEQKVKEANITKTAQILVGDFLGDEYEKSLLYDKHFTHEYRKGI from the coding sequence ATGGAAAAAGTTTATTTCATAGGAGCAGGACCAGGAGATCCTGAGTTAATCACGGTAAAAGGACAAAGACTTGTAAAGGAAGCAGATGTAATTATATATGCAGGGTCTTTAGTACCAAGACAAGTAATAGAATGTCATAAAGAGGGGGCTGAAATACATAATTCGGCGTCAATGACTTTAGAAGAGGTTATAGATGTAACTGTAAAAGCAATAAAAGCAGGTAAAAAAGTAGCTAGAGTTCATACAGGAGACCCAGCAATATTTGGAGCTCACAGAGAGCAAATGGACATGCTAGATGAGTATGGAATCGAGTATGAAGTTGTACCTGGAGTAAGTTCATTCTTAGCATCTGCAGCAGCAGTGAAAAAAGAATTTACATTACCAAGTATTTCTCAAACAGTTATTTGTACAAGATTAGAGGGAAGAACACCTGTTCCGGAAAAAGAGAGCTTAGAGTCTCTTGCTTCTCATAGAGCTTCAATGGCAATATTCTTATCAGTTCATATGATTGGAGATGTTGTAAAAAAATTAGGAGTACATTACCCAATGACAACTCCTATTGCTATTGTTCAAAGAGCAACTTGGGATGATCAAAAGATTGTTCTAGGAACTTTAGAGACAATCGAGCAAAAAGTAAAAGAGGCTAATATAACAAAAACAGCTCAAATTCTAGTAGGAGATTTTTTAGGAGACGAGTACGAAAAGTCATTATTATATGATAAGCACTTTACACATGAATATAGAAAAGGAATCTAA
- the cobI gene encoding precorrin-2 C(20)-methyltransferase: MSTGKFYGIGVGVGDPDMLTLKAIKAFKELDVVVLPEAKKTEGSTAYEIAKEYLKEGVETLFVEFPMLKCVEARKEFRQKNAEEIIAHLNAGKKVGFLTIGDPMTYSTYVYILEHLDGIIPVETVPGISSFSDMSSRFNLPLVMGEESLKVVSLNGETEIVEEINSADNIVFMKVSRNFNKLRAGLEATGNLENVIMVSNCGKETQEINFDLTKIEEENIPYFTTLILKKGGINQWKKFIS; encoded by the coding sequence ATGTCAACAGGAAAGTTTTATGGAATAGGAGTAGGGGTAGGAGATCCAGATATGTTAACACTAAAGGCTATAAAGGCTTTTAAGGAACTAGATGTGGTAGTTTTACCTGAAGCTAAAAAAACTGAGGGAAGTACAGCCTATGAAATAGCAAAAGAATATTTAAAAGAGGGTGTAGAAACTTTATTTGTTGAGTTTCCAATGTTAAAATGTGTTGAAGCAAGAAAAGAGTTTAGACAAAAAAATGCTGAAGAAATAATTGCACATTTAAATGCAGGTAAAAAAGTTGGATTCTTAACAATTGGAGATCCAATGACATACAGTACTTATGTTTATATATTAGAGCATTTAGATGGAATAATTCCAGTAGAAACTGTACCAGGAATATCATCTTTTTCAGATATGTCATCAAGATTTAATCTACCACTAGTAATGGGAGAAGAATCTTTAAAGGTTGTTTCTTTAAATGGAGAAACAGAGATAGTTGAGGAAATTAATTCAGCAGATAATATTGTATTTATGAAAGTTTCTAGAAATTTCAATAAACTAAGAGCTGGATTAGAAGCTACTGGGAATTTAGAAAATGTAATAATGGTTTCAAATTGTGGAAAAGAGACACAAGAAATCAATTTCGATTTAACAAAAATAGAAGAGGAAAATATTCCTTACTTCACAACTTTAATACTAAAAAAAGGCGGTATCAATCAATGGAAAAAGTTTATTTCATAG
- the cbiT gene encoding precorrin-6Y C5,15-methyltransferase (decarboxylating) subunit CbiT, protein MGHIYDKDFIQKELPMTKQEIRAISIAKLQLKDDSILIDVGAGTGTIGIEGATYLRNGMVYSIEKEEKGIETLKENIKRFNLENIEVVVGRAPEAIPEISYDRMFIGGSTGSMRSILDHFKKYAKAEGRIVINAITLETLADATKLLRELNFKNIEVVNVVVSRGKNIGPYTMMYGENPIYIITADKEETK, encoded by the coding sequence ATGGGACATATTTATGATAAGGATTTTATTCAAAAAGAGTTACCTATGACAAAACAAGAGATAAGAGCAATCTCAATAGCCAAACTACAGTTAAAAGATGACTCTATTCTTATTGATGTGGGTGCAGGAACTGGAACTATAGGAATTGAAGGTGCTACATATCTTAGAAATGGTATGGTTTACTCTATTGAAAAAGAGGAAAAGGGAATTGAAACTCTTAAAGAAAATATTAAAAGGTTTAATTTAGAAAATATAGAAGTTGTTGTAGGAAGAGCACCAGAAGCTATTCCAGAAATAAGTTATGATAGAATGTTTATCGGAGGATCAACTGGATCAATGAGAAGCATTTTAGATCATTTTAAAAAGTATGCTAAAGCAGAAGGAAGAATCGTTATAAATGCGATAACATTAGAAACTTTAGCAGATGCTACAAAGTTGTTAAGAGAGTTAAATTTTAAAAATATAGAAGTTGTAAATGTTGTTGTATCAAGAGGAAAGAACATAGGTCCGTATACAATGATGTATGGAGAAAATCCAATTTATATAATAACAGCAGATAAGGAGGAAACAAAGTAA
- the cbiE gene encoding precorrin-6y C5,15-methyltransferase (decarboxylating) subunit CbiE → MNDRDIKVVGLGPGNLDYITGAGIKAIQESEIIIGGKRQLEEIETLLKNQERYTLGKLQLMKEFVLENLDKRITFIVSGDTGYYSLLTYLKNNFMDIKFGVIPGISSFQYLFSKLEMTWEYFSPHSVHGREFDYIKALESSKNGVILLTDSINNPIEISKVLLKNGIKNVEVIVGERLSYEDECITRFDVKDYKGYDREYLMNVTILRKI, encoded by the coding sequence GTGAATGATAGAGATATAAAGGTCGTAGGATTAGGTCCTGGAAACCTAGATTATATAACTGGGGCTGGAATAAAAGCAATCCAAGAATCCGAGATTATTATAGGTGGAAAAAGACAACTAGAAGAGATAGAAACTCTTTTGAAAAATCAAGAGAGATATACACTTGGAAAACTTCAATTGATGAAAGAGTTTGTTTTAGAGAATCTAGATAAAAGGATCACATTTATAGTTTCTGGTGATACTGGATATTATAGTTTGTTAACATATTTAAAAAATAATTTTATGGATATCAAATTTGGTGTTATACCAGGAATATCTTCATTTCAGTATCTTTTTTCAAAATTAGAGATGACATGGGAATATTTTTCACCTCATAGTGTTCATGGAAGAGAATTTGATTATATAAAAGCTCTAGAGAGTAGTAAAAATGGAGTTATACTTTTGACAGATAGTATTAATAATCCAATTGAAATATCAAAGGTACTTTTAAAAAATGGAATTAAAAATGTAGAAGTTATTGTAGGAGAGAGATTATCTTACGAAGATGAGTGTATAACAAGATTTGATGTAAAAGATTACAAAGGGTATGATAGAGAGTACCTTATGAATGTAACAATTTTAAGAAAGATATAG
- the cbiD gene encoding cobalt-precorrin-5B (C(1))-methyltransferase CbiD: MDKELRSGYTTGTCASVAAYVALSLLLGKKIENEVEIVTLNGITLKVPVHSKKLGNGWARGVILKDAGDDPDVTNGIEICAKVKLVKELPEIKRGHKYSNILIVGGRGVGRVTKKGLKVEPGKSAINPGPQEMIVKALKTILDENTNIIVTIYVPKGREKALKTFNGKLGILGGISILGSTGIVKPMSEDALTKSMFAELKVLKENSARDWVIFAFGNHGKQFCIDNKIDIDHMVVTSNYIGFMIDSAVKLGFKRVLLIGHIGKAIKIAGGIFNTHSRVADGRLETLAANAVLIDEPRENILKVMSSNTAEEACEYISKRDELFKLLANKVADRCKDFSRGEIQFENMMFNYKGESLGYSDGFYSMIEELKSE, encoded by the coding sequence ATGGATAAAGAACTAAGATCCGGTTATACAACTGGAACTTGCGCTAGTGTTGCTGCATATGTTGCTCTTAGTTTATTACTTGGTAAAAAAATAGAAAATGAGGTCGAAATTGTAACCCTAAATGGAATAACTTTGAAAGTTCCGGTTCACTCTAAAAAACTTGGAAATGGTTGGGCAAGAGGAGTTATTTTAAAGGATGCAGGAGATGACCCTGATGTTACAAATGGAATTGAAATTTGTGCTAAGGTTAAGTTAGTAAAAGAGCTTCCTGAGATAAAAAGAGGGCACAAATATTCAAATATTTTGATAGTTGGTGGACGAGGGGTTGGACGAGTTACAAAAAAAGGATTAAAAGTTGAACCTGGAAAATCAGCTATAAATCCTGGACCACAAGAGATGATTGTAAAAGCTCTAAAAACAATATTAGATGAAAATACAAATATTATTGTTACTATATATGTTCCTAAGGGAAGAGAAAAAGCTTTGAAAACATTCAATGGTAAATTAGGTATACTAGGTGGAATATCAATTTTAGGTTCTACAGGAATAGTGAAACCTATGAGTGAAGATGCCTTAACAAAGTCTATGTTTGCAGAATTAAAAGTCTTAAAAGAAAATAGTGCTCGAGATTGGGTGATATTTGCTTTTGGAAATCATGGTAAACAATTTTGTATAGATAATAAGATTGATATTGATCATATGGTTGTAACTAGTAATTATATAGGATTTATGATTGATTCAGCGGTAAAGTTAGGATTTAAAAGAGTTCTTTTAATCGGACATATAGGAAAAGCTATAAAAATTGCTGGTGGAATATTTAATACACATAGTAGGGTAGCTGATGGAAGACTAGAAACATTAGCAGCAAATGCAGTTTTAATAGATGAGCCTAGAGAAAATATATTGAAAGTAATGTCATCTAATACTGCCGAAGAAGCTTGTGAATATATTAGTAAAAGAGATGAGCTGTTCAAATTATTAGCAAACAAGGTAGCTGATAGATGTAAAGATTTTTCAAGAGGAGAAATTCAATTTGAAAATATGATGTTTAACTATAAAGGCGAAAGTTTAGGATATAGTGATGGCTTTTATAGCATGATAGAGGAGTTAAAAAGTGAATGA
- a CDS encoding precorrin-8X methylmutase — MSYIKRPQDIEIRSFEIIEEEMGEKAKEFLAEHLPVVKRVIHTTADFEYADLLEFSEDAIESCIKALKDGGKIYCDTNMIVNGLSKITLDKFGYSAYSLVSDKDVAAEAKERGVTRSIVGIEHAAKDPETKIYLIGNAPTALFRLKELIESGEVEKPSLIVGVPVGFVGAAESKEILPGSGIPYIIVKGRKGGSPVAVSILHGILYQIYKREGF; from the coding sequence ATGTCATATATAAAAAGACCACAAGATATAGAAATAAGAAGTTTTGAAATTATTGAAGAGGAAATGGGAGAAAAAGCTAAAGAGTTTTTAGCAGAGCATCTACCGGTTGTAAAAAGAGTTATACATACAACAGCGGATTTTGAGTATGCAGATCTATTAGAATTTTCTGAGGATGCTATAGAATCATGTATAAAAGCCTTAAAAGATGGTGGAAAAATATATTGTGATACGAATATGATTGTAAATGGACTTAGTAAAATAACTTTAGATAAATTTGGGTACTCAGCATATTCACTTGTATCGGATAAGGATGTTGCCGCTGAAGCCAAAGAAAGAGGAGTAACAAGATCGATTGTAGGAATAGAACATGCAGCTAAAGATCCTGAAACAAAAATATATTTAATTGGAAATGCACCAACAGCTCTATTTAGATTAAAAGAGTTAATAGAAAGTGGAGAGGTTGAAAAGCCATCTCTTATAGTAGGAGTTCCTGTAGGATTTGTAGGAGCAGCAGAATCTAAAGAAATTTTACCAGGAAGTGGGATTCCATATATAATTGTGAAGGGAAGAAAAGGTGGAAGTCCAGTAGCCGTTTCAATATTACACGGAATTTTATATCAAATATATAAGAGAGAAGGATTCTAA
- a CDS encoding cobyrinate a,c-diamide synthase, translated as MKGFVLAGTKSGIGKTTLSMGIMSAFEDVSPFKVGPDYIDPSFHKFVTGNKSYNLDLFLMGEDGVKYSFYKHSKHLSIVEGVMGLYDGLGNDLDNFSTAHLSRVLNLPVILVVDSGGKSTSIAAEVLGYKLLDPRVNIAGVIINKVNSEKLYSMLKEAVEKYTGIPCVGYLKNDEKLAISSRHLGLLQAEEIEDLEEKKSILKEEIKKTIDLKKIEEIATNISFKKEIDLFNEFENRYKGLKVGVAKDSAFSFYYEDNVELLQKMGIDILEFSPIKDKKVPDVDLLYFGGGYPENYLLELSGNTSFLDSLKSYHEKGGFIYGECGGFMYLSSAIKDLSGQRYTMSNLLDCDVKMTGKLFIKRFGYVDVEWGDLKGKAHEFHYSTIDDQGLDERVFKLIKQDGREWMCGYKNKNLIAGYPHIHFFKSLDIILEILEGVKRCHI; from the coding sequence ATGAAAGGATTTGTTTTAGCAGGAACAAAAAGTGGAATAGGAAAAACGACTCTTTCAATGGGAATTATGTCTGCTTTTGAAGATGTTTCACCTTTTAAGGTTGGACCTGATTATATAGACCCAAGTTTTCATAAATTTGTGACAGGGAATAAAAGTTATAATTTAGATCTTTTTTTAATGGGCGAAGATGGTGTAAAGTACAGTTTTTATAAGCATTCAAAACATTTGTCAATTGTAGAGGGTGTTATGGGCTTATATGACGGGTTGGGAAATGATTTAGATAACTTCAGTACAGCACATCTTTCGAGAGTTCTTAATCTTCCAGTTATATTGGTTGTAGATTCTGGAGGAAAAAGCACAAGTATAGCAGCAGAAGTTTTGGGATATAAGTTATTAGACCCAAGAGTTAATATAGCAGGAGTTATCATAAATAAAGTGAATAGTGAAAAACTTTACTCTATGTTGAAGGAAGCTGTGGAAAAATATACTGGAATTCCTTGTGTAGGTTATTTGAAAAATGATGAAAAATTAGCAATAAGTAGCAGACATTTAGGGCTTTTACAGGCTGAAGAGATAGAAGATTTAGAAGAAAAAAAATCAATTTTAAAAGAAGAGATAAAAAAAACAATAGACTTAAAAAAAATAGAAGAGATTGCTACAAATATCTCTTTTAAAAAAGAGATAGACCTATTTAATGAGTTTGAAAATAGATATAAAGGTTTAAAAGTAGGGGTGGCAAAGGATTCAGCATTTTCATTTTATTATGAAGATAATGTAGAGCTACTTCAAAAGATGGGAATTGATATTTTAGAATTTTCACCGATAAAAGACAAGAAAGTTCCAGATGTAGATTTGTTGTATTTTGGTGGAGGATATCCTGAAAATTATTTATTAGAACTTTCTGGAAATACATCATTTTTAGATTCTCTAAAATCTTACCATGAAAAAGGTGGATTCATATATGGAGAGTGTGGTGGATTTATGTACTTAAGTTCTGCAATAAAAGATCTATCGGGACAAAGATACACAATGTCAAATCTTTTAGATTGTGATGTTAAGATGACAGGAAAACTTTTTATAAAAAGATTTGGCTATGTGGATGTAGAGTGGGGAGATTTAAAGGGAAAAGCTCATGAATTTCACTATTCTACAATAGATGATCAAGGTTTAGATGAAAGAGTTTTTAAGTTAATAAAACAAGATGGAAGAGAATGGATGTGCGGGTATAAAAATAAAAATTTAATAGCTGGTTATCCTCATATACACTTTTTTAAAAGTTTAGATATAATTTTAGAAATATTAGAAGGAGTAAAAAGATGTCATATATAA
- the cobD gene encoding threonine-phosphate decarboxylase CobD, with product MDLHGGNIYKLKRENGIEVLDYSSNINPLGVPESFKEAVIKNFDSLERYPDIDYAELREAIAKYNKCLVGNIVVGNGATEVLFLYMKAIAAKKVLIIAPTFAEYERAARSAGRDVNFFPLSKDFSLNESLLLDFITDEEVVVMCNPNNPTGKFQSLDKIERIAKALEKKGKKLFIDEAFVEFVDDWQEKTAALLQHKNIFILRALTKFFALPGVRLGYGITLDLELLEKIKDIREPWSVNGVAEIAGKTMLLDKEYIRDTEQWIKEEKIWFYEELSKIKEIEVSPTETNFILVKLLKDNAKTFRKKMIEVGVLVRDASNFMFLDESYIRLAIKDRAKNQKVLDALKKVIAG from the coding sequence ATGGATTTACACGGAGGAAATATTTATAAATTAAAAAGAGAAAATGGAATAGAGGTTTTGGATTATAGTTCAAACATAAATCCTTTAGGAGTTCCTGAGAGCTTCAAGGAAGCGGTAATAAAAAACTTTGACTCTTTAGAGAGATATCCAGATATAGACTATGCAGAGCTAAGAGAAGCGATTGCAAAATACAATAAATGTTTAGTTGGAAATATAGTTGTTGGAAATGGAGCAACGGAAGTTTTATTTTTATATATGAAGGCCATTGCTGCTAAAAAAGTTTTAATAATAGCGCCAACATTTGCAGAATATGAAAGAGCAGCAAGATCTGCAGGAAGAGATGTTAACTTTTTTCCTCTAAGTAAAGATTTTTCTTTGAATGAGAGTTTATTATTAGACTTTATAACGGATGAAGAGGTTGTTGTTATGTGCAATCCGAATAATCCTACTGGAAAATTTCAAAGTTTAGACAAGATAGAAAGAATTGCCAAAGCTTTAGAAAAAAAAGGGAAAAAATTATTTATAGATGAAGCCTTTGTTGAATTTGTAGATGATTGGCAAGAAAAGACAGCAGCACTTCTTCAGCATAAAAATATATTTATATTGAGAGCTTTAACTAAGTTTTTTGCTCTTCCAGGAGTAAGATTAGGTTATGGAATAACTTTAGATTTAGAGCTTTTAGAAAAAATAAAAGATATCAGAGAGCCTTGGAGTGTAAATGGGGTAGCTGAAATTGCTGGAAAAACAATGCTTTTAGATAAAGAGTACATAAGAGACACAGAACAGTGGATAAAAGAAGAGAAAATATGGTTTTACGAGGAGTTATCAAAAATAAAAGAGATTGAAGTAAGTCCTACAGAAACGAATTTTATACTTGTAAAGCTTCTGAAAGATAATGCTAAAACATTCAGAAAAAAAATGATAGAAGTAGGAGTTTTAGTTAGAGATGCATCTAATTTTATGTTTTTAGATGAATCCTATATAAGACTTGCAATTAAAGATAGAGCAAAAAATCAAAAAGTTTTAGACGCTTTAAAAAAGGTGATTGCAGGATGA
- the cbiB gene encoding adenosylcobinamide-phosphate synthase CbiB, which produces MSFILKFWIAYILDLILGDPYWFPHPVRIIGKYISFLENLFYKRKNKKFWGGILAIIVILTTMFLSYYVSKISKYLEIFFLYTTLATNSLGSEGIKVYNILKSGDLEKAQKELSYLVSRDTGEMDEIQVVRSTMETIAENSVDGIIAPMFYAFVGSLISVGGASLALPFAMGYKAVNTLDSMLGYKNEKYIDFGMVSAKVDDFFNLIPARISGLIIIPLATSILGMGFKNPIKIFLRDRKNHASPNSGHPEAAFAGAIGVQFGGKTKYFGKYFDKPTIGDKIKEFEAEDIKKSYKIMFTTSLVGIILFSTLIQII; this is translated from the coding sequence ATGAGTTTTATTCTAAAGTTTTGGATAGCATATATTTTGGATTTAATATTAGGTGATCCATACTGGTTTCCACATCCAGTGAGAATAATAGGAAAGTATATAAGCTTTTTAGAAAATCTTTTCTATAAAAGAAAAAATAAAAAGTTTTGGGGTGGAATTTTAGCAATAATAGTTATTTTAACAACAATGTTTTTATCTTACTATGTGAGTAAAATATCAAAATATTTAGAAATATTTTTTCTTTATACAACACTAGCTACTAATAGTTTGGGTTCAGAAGGAATAAAAGTCTACAATATATTAAAAAGTGGAGACTTGGAAAAGGCTCAAAAAGAACTTTCGTATCTTGTTAGCAGAGATACAGGAGAGATGGATGAGATCCAAGTGGTTAGAAGTACTATGGAAACAATAGCAGAAAATAGTGTAGATGGAATTATAGCACCAATGTTTTATGCATTTGTTGGAAGTTTAATTAGTGTGGGTGGAGCTAGTCTGGCATTACCATTTGCAATGGGTTATAAAGCTGTAAATACATTAGATTCAATGTTAGGATATAAAAATGAAAAGTATATTGATTTTGGTATGGTTTCAGCAAAAGTTGATGATTTCTTTAATCTTATACCCGCAAGAATTTCTGGATTGATAATAATACCGCTAGCTACATCAATTTTAGGAATGGGATTTAAAAATCCTATAAAAATATTTTTAAGAGATAGAAAAAATCACGCAAGTCCAAACTCAGGACATCCAGAGGCGGCATTTGCAGGAGCAATAGGAGTTCAATTTGGAGGAAAAACAAAGTATTTTGGAAAATATTTTGATAAGCCTACAATAGGAGATAAAATAAAAGAATTTGAAGCTGAAGATATAAAAAAATCTTATAAAATTATGTTTACAACTTCTTTAGTTGGAATAATTTTATTTTCAACTTTAATTCAAATAATATAG
- a CDS encoding cobyric acid synthase, with amino-acid sequence MKHKNIMVVGTSSGAGKSITVTGLCRAFFKDGYTVAPFKSQNMALNSYITKDGHEMGRAQALQAMACEIDAHYSMNPILLKPTGDRRIQVIVNGKSIGNMGGFEYGEYKGELKKEILEAYSGIKNNYDICVVEGAGSPVELNMKHDDIVNMGLAEMVDAPVILVADIDRGGVFASIYGTIELMDPDEKKRVKGVIVNKFRGNVDILRPGLKKIEELTGVPILGVMPYFELDIEDEDGVTEKFNKIKDKKGQINISVIKLKHISNFTDIDALMVNKDVNINYVTSFHEIGDEDLIIIPGSKNTIDDLKDIKEKGIAQEIIKASRKGTPIIGVCGGFQILGQKVLDPYGIEGDIKELPGLGLLDMETVMEREKLTKQYSGTLLGKVGLLEGLGSISINGYEIHQGVTTGNEVSITEDERFVAVAKENIIGTYLHGIFDNLEFTDFILNKIREKKGLEAKNSEISFDEYRLKELDKLEKIFRDNVDMKAIYKILEEN; translated from the coding sequence ATGAAACATAAGAACATAATGGTTGTTGGAACATCTTCAGGAGCAGGGAAGAGTATAACAGTAACAGGCTTATGTAGAGCTTTTTTTAAGGATGGGTATACTGTAGCCCCTTTTAAATCACAAAATATGGCATTAAACTCTTACATAACAAAAGATGGGCACGAGATGGGAAGAGCTCAAGCTTTACAAGCTATGGCATGTGAGATAGATGCTCATTATTCAATGAATCCAATTTTATTAAAACCCACAGGAGACAGAAGGATACAGGTCATAGTAAACGGAAAATCTATAGGAAATATGGGTGGGTTTGAATATGGAGAGTATAAGGGGGAATTAAAAAAGGAAATATTAGAAGCTTATAGTGGGATAAAAAATAATTATGATATATGTGTTGTTGAAGGTGCGGGAAGCCCTGTGGAATTAAATATGAAACACGATGATATTGTAAATATGGGACTTGCTGAAATGGTTGATGCCCCCGTTATATTAGTTGCAGACATAGATAGAGGTGGAGTTTTTGCTTCGATTTATGGAACAATTGAGCTTATGGATCCAGATGAGAAAAAAAGAGTAAAAGGTGTAATAGTAAATAAATTTAGAGGAAATGTAGATATATTAAGGCCTGGACTTAAGAAAATTGAAGAGTTGACAGGGGTTCCGATTTTAGGAGTAATGCCATACTTTGAACTAGACATAGAGGATGAGGATGGAGTAACTGAAAAATTTAATAAGATAAAAGATAAAAAAGGGCAAATAAATATTTCTGTTATAAAGTTAAAACATATATCTAATTTTACAGACATTGATGCTTTGATGGTAAATAAAGATGTAAATATAAATTATGTGACATCATTTCATGAGATTGGGGATGAAGATCTAATCATAATTCCTGGATCAAAAAATACGATAGATGACTTGAAGGATATAAAAGAAAAAGGGATTGCTCAAGAGATTATAAAAGCCTCGAGAAAAGGAACACCTATTATTGGAGTATGTGGTGGATTCCAGATCTTAGGGCAAAAAGTTCTTGATCCTTACGGAATAGAAGGAGATATAAAAGAGTTGCCAGGACTGGGATTACTAGATATGGAAACTGTTATGGAGAGAGAAAAATTAACTAAACAATATTCGGGGACATTACTAGGAAAAGTAGGTTTGCTTGAAGGTTTAGGGAGTATATCTATAAATGGATATGAGATACATCAAGGTGTTACTACTGGAAATGAAGTTTCGATAACAGAAGATGAAAGATTCGTAGCGGTGGCAAAGGAAAATATAATAGGAACTTATCTTCATGGAATATTTGATAATCTTGAATTTACAGATTTTATTTTAAATAAAATTAGAGAAAAGAAAGGTTTAGAGGCTAAGAATAGTGAAATAAGTTTTGATGAATATAGATTGAAAGAGCTGGATAAACTTGAAAAAATATTCAGAGATAATGTGGATATGAAAGCTATTTATAAAATTTTGGAGGAAAATTAA